Genomic window (Catenulispora sp. MAP5-51):
GACGAACACCAAGCAGCTCGAGAACGTGACGCTGCATGTGGAGGACGCCAAGGCGAAGGGCGCGAAGGTGCTCTCCGGTGGCCGACGCCGTGCGGAGATCGGTCCGCTGTTCTACGAGCCGACAGTGCTCGGAGACGTCAAGACCACCATGCGCGTCTACGGCGAGGAGACCTTCGGACCGGTGGTGTCCGTGTACTCCTTCAAGAGCGAGGGCGAGGCGGTGGCGGACGCGAACAACACGCCGTACGGCCTGAACGCCTCGATGTGGACCCGCGACCACAAGCGCGCCCGCGAGATCGCCCGCCAGCTGCACGCCGGCACCGTGAACGTCAACGAGGCGTACGCCGCGGCCTGGGGCTCGGTCGACTCTCCGATGGGCGGCATGGGCCAGTCCGGGCTCGGGCGGCGCCACGGCGCCGAGGGCATCCTGCGCTTCACCGAGGCCCAGACCGCGGCCCGGCAGCGACTGCTGCCGATCGCGCCCTGGTTCGGGATGCCGGAGGAGCGCTGGGGCGCCCTGATGCTGCGCTCGCTGAAGCTTCTCAAGGTCTTGCGGATGAAGTAAGAGCGTGCGCGGGTCGGTGGCCGGGCGGAAAATCGTCGGAGCTCCGAGCCTGGCCGCACCGGTGCCTTGCCGTGCGCTGCGCTTACGGCAAGCCCATCGCCCACGATGCTCGTGCCAAAAGCGCCTCCGGCGCGGGCCGGGTCGAGGGCGATGGTCCGGCGCGCCCAGCCTCGTTCCCGACGAGTTTTCCGTTCGCTACGGCGGCGCTGCCGCCTCGCCAGACCGGCCACCGACCCGCGCACGCTCTTCCCGTTCCGCAGAACGGGTGACGCCACGGCCGATCGGTTCCGCTCGTCGGCGCCGGACGCTACGGTGGTGGTCCGGCGTCACCCAAGGTCACCGACCGCCTCCTCTGTGACGTCACCGCATCGCACCAGAGGGGATGGTGATCCGCATGACGGAACCCGCCTCGTCCGCGTTCGTCCCCGCGCCCGGCGGCGCGGCGTCCACCGGGCCGGCCCAGTTCGGCGCGACCCTGGACGTGATGGCGCAGGCCGCCGCGCACGTCGCCACGGTCAACGAGGAGATCGCGGCCCTGCTGGCCACCCTGCTGGCCCAGCTGGAACCGATCGCCTCCACCTGGAAGGGCGCCGCCTCGGGCGCCTTCCAGAACCTGCACCAGCGCTGGAACGCCGACGCCCGCAAGCTCAACGCCGCGCTCGGCGGCATCGCCGAGTCCCTGTCCGGCACCCACCGCCGCTACTCGGCGGCCGAGGAGTCGAACACCACCGCCGTCAACCGCGTCGCCGGCCTGATCGGCTGAGGGAGGAACCGCCCATGGGCTACGGAGGCGAACTGCTCGTCCACGCCGAGACGCTGTCCTCGGCGTCGCAGAATGTGGCGTCGGCGCACAACGAGCTGAACAGCAAGCTGCACGACCTGCGCACCCTGCTGCAGCCGCTGACCCAGACCTGGAGCGGCCAGGCGGCCGCGGACTACCAGGAGCGGCAGCGGCAGTGGGACCAGGCGCAGGCGGACCTGAACGAGGTCCTGCAGCAGATCGGGAAGGTCCTGGAGGTCGCCCAGCAGCAGTACGGCGACGCCGAGCGGGCGAACATCGACGTGTGGGGCTGAGCCGGCCGGTCCGCATCGCGGGACCGGCTGGACCGCGCGCCGGACACCGTGGCACCATGACGGCATGCTCGCCAACCGCCGATTTTTCTATGGCTACGGACCAGGGTCCCTAGCCATCGTCGGCTGCTGAGCAGAACAAGCCAACGAGCGCCTCGGACCCCTTCCGGTCCGGGGCGCTCGCTTTTTGGCGGGGGCCGCCGGGCCGGTCGGAGCCCGGGTGCGAGCCCCGAGGAGCCCCGCCCATGACTGCCAGCGCCAGCGCCACCGCCGAACCGACCTCCCCCGACGCCGCCTCCGACTCTGTCCCGCCCGGCTCTGTCCAGCCCGATTCTGTCTCGCCGGGCCAGCCGACCCCGGCCGGCGTCCGCACCGGCCGCGCCCAGATCGACGACCTGGACGCCCGGATCCTGGCCCTGATCACCGAACGCGTCAGCACCGCCGCCGACATCCAGGCCGCGCGCATCGCCGAGGGCGGCCGCCGCCTGGACCTCAAGCGCGAGACGGAGATCATCGCCCGCTACCGGACCGCGCTGGGCCGTCCCGGCGTGACCGTCGCGATGGCGGTCCTGGAGCTGTGCCGGGGGCGCGTCTGAGGCATGTGAGGCCTGTCCGAGCCGCCGCGGGGTGCCTGCCGGTCACCTCCCGGGCGCTTTCCCCCAGACCCCCACGAACCTCGCGCGCGGGCCTTGCACGAACCTTGCTCGCGGGCCGTAACCGCCGGGTCCCCGGCTCGTTGAACCGCTCGAATCACCGGTGCGGATCGCGGAGCCCGGTCGGCGCTCCACGCTCATGCGCCCGGCCGGTGAAGGCGATGTGGGACACCTCGCCGGTGCCAGTGGTCCAACCGCAGGGGACAGCGGGCCGGCCACCAGGGAAAAAGCGGCGGCTGCCCCGGGGACGCCCGGGACAGCCGCCGCGGCACCGCACAATCAGGCGGTGTACTTCTCGACGATCTTGCCCAGCTTCGGCAGCGCCTTCTCGATGTTGTCCTGCCCCTTGGGCCGAACCTGCTCGTAGGCCTTGCGCAGCGTGGCACGGTCGGACTGAGCAGCCCGCTCGTCCGTCACCCCGAGCAGCGCGTTCGACACCTCCGGCCCCCTCCCGGCCAGGTAGTCGCCGAACGAACCGCCACCGGCGGAAACGAAGTCCGCGTGGAACGGCTCCAGCCGCGCCACGAAGTCGTCGACCAGAGTGTCCACGGCATCCGGCACGATGTCGGACTTGAACGCGGTGACGACCTTGTAAGCGCCCTTCACCATCAGCCCCGAGTCCTTGACCTGCTCTTCGACCAGCTGCGCGCAGTCATTGACGACCTGCGGCCGGTTGGTCGGATTGAGGAGGCTCTCCTGCAGAGTCTGTCCCATTGTTTATGTCCTCGAACGCGGTAGAGGGTAGACCGCACCGGACCGGACACACAGCCCGGGGCCCGACATACGGCCGAGTAGTGAGCGCTTAGGTTACCGTAACCAGCCCGGCCGCCAAGACGCCTTCCACCACCTCGCCCTCAGACATCTGACAGCACCACCCCGCCCAGGCATAGCAACAGAAATTCCCACCAGAACACCCCCAAGCCCTCCACCCCACCCCCACGCCCCGCCCTAAGGTGTGAAGGTGAGCAACCCCCACACCCCACCACCCCTCACCGAAGCCGAAGCCGCCAAAATCCTGGCCGAAAACTTCGCCCCCTGGATCCAAACCCTCAACCTCACCGTCGAGAAAACAACCCCCACCACAACAACCCTCCGCCTCCCCTGGAACAAAGCCCTAGCCCGCGAAGGCGGCACCCTCTGCGGCCAAGCCCTCATGGCAGCGGCAGACACAGCAACAGTCATCGCCATCAGCGCAGCCCGAGGCACCTTCTGCCCCATGACCACGGTCCAGCAGAACACGACCTTCCAACGCCCAATCAAGGACGCAGACGTCCTGATCACGGCCCAGGTCACAAAGCTCGGCCGCAGCCTGGCCTTCGCAGACATCACAATGACGGCGGCAGCGAAGGAGGCGGGAGCGGGAACGACCGCGGAGCCGACGGGCGCACCCCCAGCCCCACCAGCAGCACACGCCACAACCGTCTACGCACTCCTCACCTGACACCCCAGCCCCGCCGCACCCACCGAAACAATGGCGCAACCCCCACCGCGGACCTGATATCGTTTCTACGTCCCGAGCCCCCGTAGCTCAGGGGATAGAGCACCGCCCTCCGGAGGCGGGTGCGTAGGTTCGAATCCTACCGGGGGCACGCTGCAGACCGGCCCGGTTGAATCTTCAACTAAGCCGGTCGTTTCTTTTCCCGAACTGATGCGGATTGCCTGGTCAGCCAGGTTCCGAGCGATCCCCAGAGCCTCGAAGAACACCGTCGCGCTGACCTTGACGCTCCTGGTCTCGAAGTCGTAGTGGATCTCCAGGCGGAAGACGTCGTAGAGCCGCCGTTGTAGTTCTTCCGGCAGTTTCGAGACGTCGATCTCCCCGAACGGGAGGGTGTCGAGTAGGTTGGGGTTCTCTTGCTCCGAGACCGTCTTTTCGACGGCCTTGAGTTGTTCCTGGAGTGCACGTTTCTCCGCCCTGACCTCGGCGATGCGGGACTGGATGTCCCGAACGAACTCGTCGTCGACTTCGTCGGCGATCTCCAGAGACCGCATCAGCTTTCGGCGACGATTCTCCCGATCTGAGATCTGCTGTTGGATAGCGGTGAGGCGCGCGGCTCGCTCGGTCTGGGCTGTGGACTCGCCGGCGCCGAGGGCTTCCGCGGCGAGGAGGAAACGGTCCGAACCTAGGATCCGCAGCGCGAAGAACTTGCTGACGATCGATTGGAGCGCGTCCTCCCGGATCAGAGCCACAGATCGGTGGGGTGCGTCGACGCGGCTCTTCTTTGGTGCGCAGGCGTAGTAGTGCGTAGTTCGCCGCACTCGGCCGTTCATGCGAAGCCCACACTTGGAGCACCACACAAAAGATCGAAACGGGTAGACCTGTGTGGCGTGGGGAAGCGCGCTGTTGGCTCCAGGCGCTTCTCTGACTCGTTCCCGGCGTTGTGCTGCGCCGACCGACCGAAGGTACGTATCGACCGAAACGATTGCCGGATGGGTCGGCTCCGGGGACCACACCCAGTCCGAGGCTGCGTTGACCCGCCCTCCTGATTTCGTCGCACGCCGATTCCAGACCATGTAGCCGGTGTACTTCGGGTTGTGAAGGATGTCGCGGACCGCGGACGAGGTCCAGTAGCCCTTTGCGCGGGCCGGATCCGGCGGAACAGGTGGCGGGTTGAGCGTGAGATCGCTATTGAGCTGTTCGGCGATGACCTCGTACCCCATGGCCAGCGTGACGCGCCATTGGTAGATCTTTGCGACGATGGGAGCGCGCACGCGGTCGAGGGCGAGCCGGGTCTTGGTCTTGCCCTCCGCTCGCCTGGCGGGCACTGGATGCGGGATCCGCTCTGCGCGGTAGCCATAGGGCGGGATGCCGACGTTGAATCCCTGCTCGGTGTGCTGTTCGAAGCCGCCCCAGGCCTTCTCGAGCATGTCCAGCACGTACCACTCGGCGACGCCTTGTTTTACGCGGCGTGTGAGGATCTGTGTCGCTTTGTTCCCCCGGCGGCCGGTGAGGATGATCGGCTCGTCAGCGGCCAGCAAGACAATGCCGGCACGCTCCAAGCGATGCTCGATCAAAGTGCCGTAGTAGGTCCGCCGTGCGATGCGATCGATCGACTCGCAGATCACCCCGTCGAACTGGGCGTTGCCGGACTCGGCCGCTTCCAGGAGGTCGGCGATTCCCCCGTCGCGGCGGACTGGGATGTCGAATGCCTCGTGCGCGCGGGAGCGACCGCGAAGCGCCAGGTCTTTGCGGCCTGATTCGATGTCGTAGTAGTGCGCGACGATCACGACACCGTCAGGCAGTGCGTTCTCGCAGGTCCGGAGTTGGCGGGGGATGGAGATGGTCGGATCCTGCTGATCCTCGGTCGAGGTTCGCGCCAACAGGGCCAGCCGAAGGGGTCCGGTGTCGGGCTTGCCGTTCGACCTTGACCGAGCCGGTCTCAGGCCGGCGGTTGCTTCAGACGGATGCGGAAATCGTCCGGGCGAGTTTGGGTTGCCACCCATCGAGCCACCTCCTGAACAATGCGGATCTGCTGGGCTCGAAGCGAGTCCGCAGCTTCTCCTGTCTCGCTCTTGACCTCGTAATAGACGACTGGGTCGTCTGCTCGGGAAAAGTTGGATCGATCGTAAGGCGGCATCAGGCGCGCGGGTCCTCGCATGCCCCTGCTTTTCCACTTGCGGGTACTGAATCGCAGATTTTGTAAACAGAGAATGGCGCTTCAGCAGTGGATGTGGTAGTGACAGCAGCGAACCCCGCACCAAGGGCTGATTCGTGGGCCATTTCATCGAGGTCGAATCGGCGGCCGTCGTGCCTGACCGGCACGGTGATGACGACGAGGTGTCCACCAGGCCGCAGCAGCTCGCGGCACTGCCTGAAGACAACCGTGAATCCGGTGGCCAGATCGTCGAGGTCTCCGCACACCGTCTCCGGATCGTTGACGGAACGGGCTGTGCCATTCTGAGGCGAGGCGATCACTAGCGCTACACGGCCTTTGACATCGGGGCCGACCAGCTGGCTGACCTTGAACGGGTCGCCATGGACAGCGACCGCGTACCCGCGGCTCATTGAGCTACCCGTCGCTGCTTCGATCCGCCGCTGCGCCATCTCAGCCCAGTACTTCTGGTGCTCGACGCCGATCGCCAACCGGTCAGCCTCGATGGCTGCCACCAAAGTGTAGCCAGCGCCGCACATCGGGTCGATGATCAGATCGCCGGGACCTGTGAAATCGGCGATCGCACGGTGCGCGTACTCGTGTAGAGACCAGGGGGAGCGGCGGTTGTGGGCCATCACGTGGTGCCTCCTTGATGGGCGGTCTGTTCGGGACTCGCCAAAGAAGGCCTGGTAGACGGCGTGAAACTGTCTGCAGGAGCGACCGGTTTCACTCGTATGGCGGCAGGAGCCGGCGTGAAACGGACGTGAAATCGGGACGGATTGCACGGGCGTCGGCTGACGTCGATGTCCGCTGGTTGGAGGCATCGGAGTGAACTTGTACGCCTTCCGGTTCACCCTTGGTCTGAGAAGGGCCGAGGGCGGCGTGGTGTGAAAAGCGCTGCTGGGGTTCCGAGACAAGGCGACGGTGCCATGGGACTCCTGATGTGAAACGAATCGAAAATCGGCTCTCGATTTACAGCCTGCGCGGCTGTATTCGATGGCTGATTGATGGGCTTTTCATGACCCGGGTCGTAGCTGGAATAGCAATCGCTACTCCACGACCTGGAGGTCATCGAAATGGTAAACAGCTCGGTCTTCGCTTCGATCACGCGTGACTTCAACACATTGGCAGAAGGGCCTACCTGCTTGATCGGAGGTTCTTCCAAGGCGATGCGACCGCTGCCTTTGACCGAGACCAAGGCGCTGGTTCTGGCACGGACGACTTCACCGGAATTGCGTGACCAGCTGTGGTCGGCGATGGTCATTGCATCGCGGACTGAGGGCGACGAATGGAAGACGGTGGCCGTCGCCATGGCACTGCCAGGCCTGGCCAATCTCACTCGGCAGGTCGTCCGCGACTACGCGGAGACGGACTACGAGGACGTGTGTGCGGAGGTCGTCGCGGCCTTCCTCGGAGCGCTTCGAAGTGTCGACATCGATCGGCCCGCGATCCTGACCCGGATGTACTGGGCTACCTACCGGGCAGTGCGGCGGTCCGCCTATGCCGAGGTGTTGGCGACGAAGGCCAGCGCAGCTGCGGCCGCAGCAGCAGAAGTTGCCCACGCGGGCGGTCACCCGGACTTCGTTCTGGCCCGACTCATCGCAGACTCTGTGATCACCGAATCCGAGGCGGATCTGATCTCGGCAGTCCGTCTGGACCGACGTTCGCTCGGGGATGTTGCTGAGCCGTTGGGGATCAGCGCGAACGCGGTCATGCTCCGACTGCGGAAGGCCGAAATGCGCGTCGCGGCGCACCTGACAGGCACCGGGACTGGCTCCCGTCGGGCCTTCAAGCGGGGCCGAAAGGGTGAAGTCGGAATCGGGTCGGACAGTTCTGGCCCTCGGAACAGGACTTCTGTCGTCGAGGAACCGCCCGGGGACCTCGCCGCCTAGCGCGGATCCGACGAAGGACGATCTCCATGACTCTGACTCCCCAGACCCGTCCGCGCCACCGCCGCCGCCCCAGCGCAGTTCACCATCGCCGCCGCGCTGTGCTGCTGCTCGTCATCTCGGCGGTACTGATGATCTTCGCGTGCACGCGGGCTCCGGCAACGACCGTCTCATACGAAGCGGCCGCAACGCTTCCCCAGGTCGTCGGCAACATCACTACGTGGGTCGTCGGGATCCTCGCCGCGGTGGCGACCATGTTCGTCACGATCGGCGGTCTCCGCTACGTGCTGGCCGGCGGTGACCCCAGCGAGGTCGAGAAGGCCAAGCGGGCGCTGAAGTCGGCGACTTTCGGCTACGGGCTCGCGATGCTGGCACCAACGCTGGTGACTGTGCTGCAAGGTCTCGTCGGGGCCCGCTGACCGGCATGTTCCCGAACATGCGGCGTGCGGTGGCGACGGGCCGACGAGTTGTTCTCGTCGCCGCGGTGCTCGTCGTGCTCCTGCTGTCCGGTGTCGGATCCGCCGCTGCGGATCCGACACCGGGGCCGCCAGCGCCTTCGCCAGTGACGCCGTCGCCGCTGCCAGGGATCTACGGACCTGGATTCGGCCCGGACTCGTCAGTCCCTCCTCCGAGTGGTCCGGCCCCGGGGCAGGACGAGCCCAACAAGCAGGATCCCGGCTTCTTCGATATCCCGGGCCAGATCGAGAAGGCGATCGACACCTGGTTTGGGCACCTGGTCAAGCAAGCCCTCGAACCTGTCCTGAAACTGCTCGGCACGACGCTGTTGGCCTCGCCGAACCTTACCGACGGCCGGATCAGCCAGCTCTGGGACGGCGTCCTCATCACGGCCAACACCGTCTACGTGCTCTTCGTCCTGGTGGGCGGGCTGACCGTCATGGGCCACGAGACCGTCCAGTCCCGGTACGCGGTCAAAGAGATCATTCCGCGCCTGGTCATCGGCGTCGTCGCTTCCAACGGCTCGCTGTGGCTGATCAACCAGCTCATTGGCGTCGGGAACGCGTTGTCCGCCGCGCTGCTGACCGGACCGGTATCGACCCAGGGCGTAGGCAACGTGCTGACCTCGACGCTGACGGACAACGTGCTTTTGTTCGGTGCAGGCAACCTGTTCATGCTGCTCATCGGTCTGGCGATCGCGGTTCTCGGCGTAGCGCTGCTGATTACGTATCTGATCCGCTCGGCCGTGCTGATCGTGCTGACCGCCGGCTCACCGCTGGCGTTCGCCTGCCACGCCCTGCCGTGGACGGAAGGCGTCGCCAAGCTGTGGTGGCGGGCGATCATCGGCTGCGTCGCGATCCAGGTGTTGCAGGCGCTGGTGCTGATCACGAGCATCCAGATCTTCTTCGATCCGCAAGCGACCAACGTCTTCGGGCTGCCTACCGGCGGCGGCCTCCTCGATTTGTTGATCTGCCTGTGCCTGTTCGTCGTCCTGCTGAAGATTCCCGGCTGGGTGCAGCGCATCGTGATGGGACGCTCGCCGTTCCACCCCAGCATGGTCGGCCGCATGGCCCACGCGTTCATCTATTACAAGACCTGGGGCTTGATGCGTCGAGGCTTCCGCTTGCCGAGCCGTGGTGGCGGTGGCGGTGGCGGTGGCGGTGTGTGGTCGTCCCGGTCCGGGCCTCCGCCCACCGGTGGCGCAGTCGCCCTGTTCACAGGCCCACGCCCCGGCGGTGGAGGTGGATTGGGAGGGTGGCGGCCCAAGCCGCCCACCATGACCGCCACTCAGGAACGGCCGCCCGATACACCGGAGTCCGGCGCCGCTCAAAGTCCTCGCCCGCCCGGCCCGGGGCCGCTGCCGCCACCTGGACCGGCGCGCCGGCTGCCGCCCGCGTTGCCACCCGGTCGCAGCACTCGTCTCGATCAACGCCACCGTGCCACGGTCGCGAGCCCACCTGCGCGTGGCGAGCAGACCCCGCTCTTCCCGGCACCTGAGCCTCCGCGCCGGGTCCCGAAGCCACCGACCACGCAAGGAGCCCGAGAACGTGGCAGACAGCATCGATGACGACGCGATCCCGATTGTGCGCATCCCGGCCGACGTGGACCAGCCCGACAAGATCGTGGCAGGACTCACTGCTCGCCAGGCCGCAGTGCTGGGTACTGCCACCGTGGTGCTCTGGCTCGGCTACCAAGCCTGTCAGCGCGCCGTTCCGCCGACCGTCTACCTGGGCTTCGCGGTGTTGGTACTGCTTGCGACGGCAGTCGTGGTGACGATGTCGCACGAGGGCGTCCCGTTGGATCGGCTGCTGGCGGCATGGCTCCGGTTCACGCGAACGCCGAAGCGGCAGGTCTTGGCCCCGGAAGGCCTTCCCAACGTGCCTGCAGCGTTCTTCCGGGAGCGAGGGCCGCACGCTTCCGAGTACGACTCGCCTGTGCAACAGGTCACTGAGGCGGGAGTCCTTAACCTAGGTGCCGACGGAGTGACAGCGCTCGCGGAGTGCACGACCGTGAATCTGGCCCTCATGTCCCAGCGCGAGCAAGGCGTCATCCTGGCCGGATTCGCGCGCTGGTTGAACAGCCTGACCGGCAGCGTCGCGATCACCGTCCGGACCCGGCCGGCGGATCTGTCGGCCTTCGGCGACTCGATCCGCGACCAGGCGGCCGGCCACCCGCACGAAAACGTTCGCGCTGCTGCCCGCGAACACGTCGCGTTCCTCGCCCACCTCGCGACCGACGGGCACCTGTTGAACCGCGAGGTCACTCTCGCCGTCCACGAACGTTCCCAAAACGCAGTGTCGCGCCTCCAACGCCGCATTGAGGACGCTGACGCGCTGCTTGGCTCCGCAGGAGTGTCCGCGACCTCTCTCACGGAATCCGCGACGCTCGCGCTCCTCGACGAGGCCTTCAATCCCGTCGCGCCCCTCGCCACGTCTTCGGAGACCTGACGATGCTGAAGAACCTCCTCCCGCCCAGTAGGCAACGAACCGCCTCGTGGATCGGACCGGCAAGCCTCGGGATCGGCACGCGCACGCTCAACATCGGCGACGACTTCGCGATGAGCTTCGCCGCGGTCGACTATCCGGCAGAGGTCATGCGTGGCTGGCTGGACCCGCTCACCTCGTACGCCGGCCGACTCGACCTGGCCCTGCACATCGAACCCGTCCCGTCGAACGAAGCAGCCGACCGGCTACGGCGCCAACGTGCCCGCCTGGAGTCCAGCCGTCGCCGTGGCTTCGACCGCGCGGCGCTGGACGATCCCGACCTCGAAGCCGCAGCGGCTGACGCACGCGAGCTGGCCTACCGCGTCTCGTCCGGGGCGGGGAAGCTGTTCCGTGTCGGGATTTACCTCACCGTCCATGCCGCCAGCGAAGGAGAGCTGGCCGCCGAGGCCGCCCGGGTCCGGGCGATCGCCGACAGCATGCTGCTCAAGCTCGTGCCGCTCACCTACCGCGCCGTCGAAGGCTGGTGCGCGACGCTCCCGCTCGGTATCGACACGGTGCTCATGCGCCGGACCTTCGATACGGAGGCGCTGGCGACCTGCTTCCCCTTCGCCTCCACCGACCTCCCGCTCCCACGCGAAGCCGACTCCGCAGTGCTCCTCGGCACCAACGCCACCGGAGCCGGCGCCATGCTGTGGGACCGCTGGTCCCTGCCGAACTTCAACTCGGTCACCCTTGCCAGCTCCGGCGCGGGGAAGTCGTACGTCACCAAGCTCGAAGTGCTGCGCTCGCTCTACCGGGGAGTCCGCGTCCTGGTCGTCGACCCGGAAGACGAGTACGACCGGGTCGCGGCA
Coding sequences:
- a CDS encoding WXG100 family type VII secretion target, translating into MTEPASSAFVPAPGGAASTGPAQFGATLDVMAQAAAHVATVNEEIAALLATLLAQLEPIASTWKGAASGAFQNLHQRWNADARKLNAALGGIAESLSGTHRRYSAAEESNTTAVNRVAGLIG
- a CDS encoding WXG100 family type VII secretion target → MGYGGELLVHAETLSSASQNVASAHNELNSKLHDLRTLLQPLTQTWSGQAAADYQERQRQWDQAQADLNEVLQQIGKVLEVAQQQYGDAERANIDVWG
- a CDS encoding chorismate mutase, producing MTASASATAEPTSPDAASDSVPPGSVQPDSVSPGQPTPAGVRTGRAQIDDLDARILALITERVSTAADIQAARIAEGGRRLDLKRETEIIARYRTALGRPGVTVAMAVLELCRGRV
- a CDS encoding PaaI family thioesterase; the encoded protein is MSNPHTPPPLTEAEAAKILAENFAPWIQTLNLTVEKTTPTTTTLRLPWNKALAREGGTLCGQALMAAADTATVIAISAARGTFCPMTTVQQNTTFQRPIKDADVLITAQVTKLGRSLAFADITMTAAAKEAGAGTTAEPTGAPPAPPAAHATTVYALLT
- a CDS encoding DNA methyltransferase; translation: MAHNRRSPWSLHEYAHRAIADFTGPGDLIIDPMCGAGYTLVAAIEADRLAIGVEHQKYWAEMAQRRIEAATGSSMSRGYAVAVHGDPFKVSQLVGPDVKGRVALVIASPQNGTARSVNDPETVCGDLDDLATGFTVVFRQCRELLRPGGHLVVITVPVRHDGRRFDLDEMAHESALGAGFAAVTTTSTAEAPFSVYKICDSVPASGKAGACEDPRA
- a CDS encoding pilin, which encodes MLLLVISAVLMIFACTRAPATTVSYEAAATLPQVVGNITTWVVGILAAVATMFVTIGGLRYVLAGGDPSEVEKAKRALKSATFGYGLAMLAPTLVTVLQGLVGAR
- a CDS encoding conjugal transfer protein TrbL family protein — its product is MFPNMRRAVATGRRVVLVAAVLVVLLLSGVGSAAADPTPGPPAPSPVTPSPLPGIYGPGFGPDSSVPPPSGPAPGQDEPNKQDPGFFDIPGQIEKAIDTWFGHLVKQALEPVLKLLGTTLLASPNLTDGRISQLWDGVLITANTVYVLFVLVGGLTVMGHETVQSRYAVKEIIPRLVIGVVASNGSLWLINQLIGVGNALSAALLTGPVSTQGVGNVLTSTLTDNVLLFGAGNLFMLLIGLAIAVLGVALLITYLIRSAVLIVLTAGSPLAFACHALPWTEGVAKLWWRAIIGCVAIQVLQALVLITSIQIFFDPQATNVFGLPTGGGLLDLLICLCLFVVLLKIPGWVQRIVMGRSPFHPSMVGRMAHAFIYYKTWGLMRRGFRLPSRGGGGGGGGGVWSSRSGPPPTGGAVALFTGPRPGGGGGLGGWRPKPPTMTATQERPPDTPESGAAQSPRPPGPGPLPPPGPARRLPPALPPGRSTRLDQRHRATVASPPARGEQTPLFPAPEPPRRVPKPPTTQGARERGRQHR
- a CDS encoding PrgI family protein, with product MADSIDDDAIPIVRIPADVDQPDKIVAGLTARQAAVLGTATVVLWLGYQACQRAVPPTVYLGFAVLVLLATAVVVTMSHEGVPLDRLLAAWLRFTRTPKRQVLAPEGLPNVPAAFFRERGPHASEYDSPVQQVTEAGVLNLGADGVTALAECTTVNLALMSQREQGVILAGFARWLNSLTGSVAITVRTRPADLSAFGDSIRDQAAGHPHENVRAAAREHVAFLAHLATDGHLLNREVTLAVHERSQNAVSRLQRRIEDADALLGSAGVSATSLTESATLALLDEAFNPVAPLATSSET